The following proteins are co-located in the Moraxella nasovis genome:
- a CDS encoding type III pantothenate kinase, producing the protein MTKLWLDLGNTRLKYWLSENGIIKNHDAQLHLQAPAELLMGLSDTFIRLQPTFIGISSVLGDKINAKVLATLDIMGIRYEFAKVHQSHPLIQSHYHPDQLGVDRWLQMLGVVDCSKHQCIIGCGTAMTIDIIEKGVHLGGYIFPNARLQRESLFVGTKQIGQFSHMDSYGGVQPATRTVDAVNHGILLSIIGAIHEVMTSHPNHEFIMTGGDAPHIAQHLNKKVTIRQDLVLEGLQRYFNQADSH; encoded by the coding sequence ATGACAAAACTTTGGCTTGATCTTGGCAATACTCGCCTAAAATACTGGCTAAGCGAAAATGGCATCATCAAAAACCACGACGCCCAATTACACTTGCAGGCACCTGCCGAGCTTTTGATGGGGTTGTCAGATACGTTCATCCGCCTACAACCGACGTTTATCGGTATATCATCTGTTTTAGGCGATAAGATTAATGCCAAAGTACTGGCGACGCTTGACATCATGGGTATTCGTTATGAATTTGCCAAAGTGCATCAAAGCCACCCACTCATTCAAAGCCATTACCACCCAGATCAGCTTGGTGTGGATCGCTGGCTACAGATGCTTGGGGTTGTAGATTGCTCAAAGCACCAATGTATTATCGGCTGTGGCACTGCTATGACGATTGATATTATTGAAAAAGGCGTACATCTGGGCGGATACATTTTCCCTAACGCCCGCCTACAACGAGAATCACTATTTGTAGGTACAAAACAAATTGGACAGTTTAGCCATATGGATAGCTATGGCGGTGTCCAGCCTGCGACACGGACGGTTGATGCGGTTAATCACGGCATTTTATTATCAATTATTGGAGCAATTCACGAAGTCATGACAAGCCACCCAAACCATGAATTTATCATGACAGGTGGCGATGCTCCACACATCGCACAGCATCTAAATAAAAAAGTAACTATTCGCCAAGACTTGGTGTTAGAAGGGTTGCAACGATACTTTAATCAAGCAGACAGCCACTAA
- a CDS encoding fluoride efflux transporter FluC, producing MAKLICHMMIKQYIAAFIGAGLGACLRLCLSTLNGCFRHTITWLPLGTLISNVLGGLLAAVVLGVLQDVKLSETVKVFIMTGLLGGLTTFSTFSVEVFSLLLSHKWLYGLGLVMIHVALTLLAVALGFMVARTYIHL from the coding sequence ATGGCAAAGTTAATTTGCCACATGATGATTAAGCAGTACATCGCAGCCTTTATCGGTGCAGGTCTTGGGGCTTGCTTAAGGCTTTGTCTTTCTACATTAAATGGCTGCTTTCGGCATACGATAACATGGCTGCCACTAGGTACGCTTATCTCAAACGTACTAGGTGGGCTATTGGCAGCCGTGGTGCTCGGTGTCTTACAAGACGTAAAACTATCTGAGACTGTTAAAGTATTTATAATGACAGGGTTATTGGGCGGATTGACTACTTTTAGTACCTTTAGCGTAGAAGTATTTTCGCTACTACTAAGTCACAAATGGCTTTATGGCTTAGGCTTAGTCATGATACATGTGGCTCTTACACTACTGGCAGTGGCATTGGGATTTATGGTGGCTCGCACCTATATCCATCTGTAA
- a CDS encoding sulfite exporter TauE/SafE family protein produces MMYVWFMAAGIVAGLCAGLFGVGGGLIIVPALVWIFLAYGMPSEIVPHVAVGTALATIIITSISSLSAHHKKGGVRWDIFKNIAKGLVLGSLFGAWVATLIKGDYLQGIIGVFAIAMSLKMFMKKANQVQNRPLPKDYEQGMAGVIIGAMSAVFGIGGGSLTVPYLTHVGLPIKQAVGTSSACGLPIALAGAIGFMWFGHSAVENMNVAGLVGFVHLPAFVMVSVMSFMTAKVGAKFAHKLPATTLKKAFACLLFFVGCQLIYGAVA; encoded by the coding sequence ATGATGTATGTGTGGTTTATGGCAGCAGGGATAGTGGCGGGCTTGTGTGCAGGCTTGTTCGGTGTGGGCGGTGGCTTGATTATCGTGCCAGCCTTGGTGTGGATTTTTTTGGCGTATGGTATGCCAAGTGAGATTGTACCACATGTGGCGGTAGGAACGGCATTGGCAACCATCATCATCACATCTATTAGCTCCTTGAGTGCTCATCATAAAAAAGGCGGTGTGCGGTGGGATATTTTTAAGAACATTGCCAAGGGTTTGGTGCTTGGTAGTTTATTTGGGGCGTGGGTGGCAACCTTAATTAAAGGGGATTATCTGCAAGGCATTATTGGGGTTTTTGCTATCGCTATGTCTCTTAAAATGTTCATGAAAAAAGCAAACCAAGTACAAAACAGACCCCTGCCAAAAGATTATGAACAAGGCATGGCAGGGGTGATTATTGGTGCGATGTCAGCGGTGTTTGGTATTGGTGGTGGCAGCTTAACTGTGCCGTATTTGACCCATGTCGGCTTACCAATTAAGCAAGCGGTCGGCACAAGTTCGGCGTGTGGTTTACCAATTGCACTGGCAGGGGCGATAGGGTTTATGTGGTTTGGGCACTCAGCGGTTGAAAATATGAATGTGGCAGGTTTGGTTGGGTTTGTACATTTACCTGCCTTTGTGATGGTGAGTGTCATGAGTTTTATGACGGCTAAGGTTGGGGCAAAGTTTGCTCATAAACTGCCTGCTACCACACTTAAAAAAGCCTTTGCGTGTTTGTTATTCTTCGTGGGTTGCCAGCTAATTTATGGGGCGGTTGCCTAA
- a CDS encoding LysR family transcriptional regulator: MLELRHLLMLQTLSRLGSLATTADELNLTASAISHQLKELENHYDITLVNRRTRPVTFTPAGELVLQLADNILPLVARTKADIRRLAHGQAGRLRLASECHSCFDWLMPILNAYRKAYSDVELDFSTGFEPDPHQMLIDGDIDLLITASNIPINGVHYLPLFTYESRLVVSPAHALAAQSIITPKDLENQTLIAYPVEQKRLDIIAKFLEPANITPKSIRTTELTAMLIQLVASDRGVAALPDWVAKEYEKKGWIVSRTLGAGVHCQLYAAVRKSSLNIAYVQGFLSLLDGITKPDF; the protein is encoded by the coding sequence ATGCTTGAACTTCGTCACTTACTGATGCTTCAGACCTTATCACGCTTAGGTTCGCTTGCCACTACTGCCGATGAGCTAAACTTAACAGCTTCTGCCATCAGCCATCAGCTCAAAGAGCTTGAAAATCATTACGACATTACGCTTGTCAATCGTCGCACTCGGCCCGTTACTTTCACGCCTGCAGGCGAGCTTGTATTGCAGCTTGCTGATAACATTCTACCTTTAGTAGCTCGCACCAAGGCAGACATCCGACGGCTGGCACACGGTCAAGCAGGACGGCTTAGATTGGCAAGTGAATGCCACAGCTGCTTTGATTGGCTTATGCCAATTTTAAATGCCTATCGCAAAGCCTACAGCGATGTGGAGCTTGATTTTAGCACAGGCTTTGAACCAGATCCGCACCAAATGCTGATTGATGGCGATATTGATCTACTAATTACCGCAAGCAATATCCCAATAAATGGCGTGCATTATCTACCCTTATTCACCTATGAAAGTAGGCTTGTTGTATCGCCTGCACACGCCTTAGCAGCTCAAAGCATCATCACGCCTAAAGACCTTGAAAACCAAACACTTATCGCCTATCCTGTGGAGCAAAAACGACTTGACATCATCGCAAAATTCTTAGAGCCTGCAAACATTACCCCAAAAAGCATCCGCACAACAGAGCTTACCGCCATGCTCATTCAGCTTGTTGCAAGCGATCGTGGCGTGGCAGCCCTACCTGACTGGGTGGCAAAAGAATATGAAAAAAAAGGCTGGATCGTCTCTCGCACCTTAGGTGCTGGCGTACACTGTCAGCTGTATGCCGCTGTTCGTAAAAGCAGCTTGAATATAGCATATGTTCAAGGATTTTTAAGTCTATTAGATGGCATTACCAAGCCTGACTTTTAA
- a CDS encoding polysaccharide deacetylase family protein, with the protein MAKEIFVSFGIDVDAVAGWLGSYGGEDSPDDISRGLFAGEVATPRLLDLFDKEGLTTSWFIPGHSVETFPKQMQMVADAGHEIGIHGYSHENPIAMTREQEEAVLNKSFDLITKLAGKAPTGYVAPWWEFSNVTNELLLAKGIKYDHSLMHNDFTPYYVRVGDSWTKIDYSQHPDTWMKPLVRGQETDLIEVPASWYLDDLPPMMFIKKSPNSHGFVNPRHIEEMWRDQFDWVYANMDYAVFPITIHPDVSGRPQVLLMLERLIKHFKAHDGVKFVTMNEIADDFAKRNPRQK; encoded by the coding sequence ATGGCGAAAGAAATTTTCGTATCGTTTGGCATTGATGTAGATGCTGTTGCAGGTTGGTTGGGTTCATATGGCGGCGAAGATTCGCCTGATGATATTTCTCGAGGATTGTTTGCAGGAGAGGTGGCTACGCCCCGCTTGTTGGACTTATTTGACAAAGAAGGGTTGACGACATCTTGGTTTATTCCGGGACATTCGGTAGAAACCTTCCCCAAGCAGATGCAAATGGTGGCTGATGCAGGGCATGAAATTGGTATTCATGGTTATAGCCATGAAAATCCCATTGCCATGACTCGTGAGCAAGAAGAAGCGGTATTAAATAAATCCTTTGATTTGATTACCAAGCTTGCTGGTAAGGCACCGACAGGCTATGTGGCTCCGTGGTGGGAATTTAGTAATGTTACCAATGAGTTGCTCCTTGCCAAAGGCATCAAGTACGACCACAGCTTAATGCACAATGATTTTACCCCCTACTATGTGCGTGTTGGCGACTCTTGGACGAAGATTGATTATAGTCAGCACCCAGACACTTGGATGAAGCCTTTGGTGCGTGGGCAGGAGACGGATTTGATTGAAGTGCCTGCCAGCTGGTATTTGGACGATTTGCCACCGATGATGTTCATCAAAAAGTCGCCCAATAGTCATGGCTTTGTTAATCCACGTCATATAGAAGAGATGTGGCGTGATCAATTTGACTGGGTCTATGCCAATATGGATTATGCGGTATTTCCAATCACCATCCACCCTGATGTCTCAGGTCGCCCCCAAGTACTTTTGATGTTAGAACGCCTAATCAAGCACTTTAAGGCACACGATGGGGTCAAGTTTGTTACCATGAATGAGATTGCTGATGATTTTGCCAAACGCAATCCACGCCAAAAATAA
- a CDS encoding PhzF family phenazine biosynthesis protein has product MTQAIPQFIIDAFTDSVFGGNPAAVCLLDTPLPDETLQNIAKENNLSETAYILKKDNGNYHLRWFTPTSEIDLCGHATLASAFVLFNCVGVVGDTVKFDTLSGELTVQQVGVKLKMTFPAYTLKNMAITDELIAKIKNALGDSIAHALQSVYLARDLLIVVDDEKLVRECTPDFAKLTELDGALCHITAPSHGKFDCVSRSFAPKFGINEDPVCGAGHCHIVPFWSKTLGKVGITAYQASERGGILYCNDLGERVELSGQAVMFGRGKIYIGAKLD; this is encoded by the coding sequence ATGACCCAAGCTATCCCCCAATTTATCATAGACGCATTCACCGACAGCGTTTTTGGCGGTAATCCTGCGGCAGTGTGTCTTTTGGATACACCCTTGCCTGACGAGACTTTGCAAAACATCGCCAAAGAAAACAATTTATCTGAAACCGCTTACATTCTAAAAAAAGACAACGGCAATTATCATCTGCGTTGGTTTACGCCAACAAGCGAGATTGATTTGTGCGGACACGCCACGCTCGCCAGTGCTTTTGTATTATTCAACTGCGTGGGCGTGGTAGGCGATACGGTCAAATTTGATACGTTAAGCGGAGAGCTTACCGTACAACAAGTGGGTGTCAAACTCAAAATGACTTTTCCTGCCTACACGCTAAAAAATATGGCAATCACAGACGAATTGATTGCCAAAATCAAAAACGCTTTAGGGGATAGCATAGCCCACGCCCTGCAAAGCGTGTATTTGGCGAGAGATTTACTGATTGTGGTTGATGACGAAAAACTTGTGCGTGAATGCACACCTGATTTTGCCAAACTGACCGAATTGGACGGAGCGTTGTGCCATATCACCGCACCATCTCACGGCAAATTTGACTGCGTTTCTAGAAGTTTTGCCCCAAAATTTGGCATTAATGAAGACCCTGTCTGCGGTGCGGGGCATTGCCATATTGTGCCGTTTTGGTCAAAAACGCTTGGCAAAGTGGGCATTACCGCCTATCAAGCGTCCGAACGTGGCGGAATTTTGTACTGCAACGACTTAGGCGAGCGTGTGGAATTGTCTGGGCAAGCGGTAATGTTTGGGCGTGGCAAGATTTATATTGGGGCTAAACTAGATTAA
- the metE gene encoding 5-methyltetrahydropteroyltriglutamate--homocysteine S-methyltransferase — MTVQSHILGYPRIGDKRQTKFALEKYWKGKATKDETLAALQAVFDTNIQNQIDADLSIITTGDFAHYDLVLTQAVSFGVVPKRFAGSESLDTFDRQFYFARGRDCTNQFEDTPAWQMTKWFDTNYHYLVPELTADQEFKNTDFTQVFKQVDDAKAIIAKNGVEKALKVVLVGPLTFLYLSSLKAASQNGSCCGCGTTHNEDAAGDDATKIALLDKLLPVYADLLAQLGERGVEWVQIDEPILSLDLSSEWQQAFERAYNGLQRTPPKLIVASYFDTLGNNCNVACNLPVSGIHIDITRAKSPKQYVTQVIDHLPTHKVLSIGVVDGRSVWTTDQVQASEILGGAYERLGERLWVGSGSSLLHLPVDLSHENVPSELNGKLAFAKQKLAEVTLCAKLATGDAKADKNATKIDLTPLADSAKTRTGVFKDRYAKQQERFNLPLFPTTTIGSFPQTPEIRKARADWNKGVINDETYENAMKAEIQKACDEQEKLGIDVFVHGEAERTDMVEYFAKYMKGFWLASNGWVQSYGTRCVRPPIVVGDISRPNAMTVDWTVYAQGLTDKPMKGMLTGPVTILNWSFAPSDTATRDILRLQIADAINEEVRDLQDAGIGIIQIDEPAFREGLPLKQADQAHYWDEAVATFKHSCSIANEDTQIHTHMCYSSFHDCLEHISAMDADVITIETSRSGLQLLDAFKGEGYHNAIGPGVYDIHSPRTPSAENMQVVIDEAAKYIPVERLWVNPDCGLKTRNWEETISALDNMVKMTKVVRDLYTK; from the coding sequence ATGACTGTACAATCTCATATTCTAGGTTATCCACGTATTGGCGATAAGCGTCAAACTAAATTTGCCCTTGAAAAATACTGGAAAGGTAAAGCCACTAAAGATGAAACTTTAGCTGCATTGCAAGCGGTTTTTGATACCAATATCCAAAACCAAATCGACGCAGATCTATCAATCATCACAACAGGTGATTTTGCACACTATGATCTTGTGCTAACCCAAGCGGTATCTTTTGGCGTTGTGCCAAAGCGTTTTGCAGGCAGTGAAAGTCTAGACACTTTTGATCGCCAGTTTTATTTTGCTCGTGGTCGTGATTGCACCAATCAGTTTGAAGATACGCCAGCTTGGCAAATGACCAAATGGTTTGATACCAACTATCACTATCTAGTGCCAGAACTAACCGCTGATCAAGAGTTTAAAAACACTGACTTTACTCAAGTGTTCAAGCAAGTAGATGACGCCAAAGCAATCATCGCTAAAAATGGTGTAGAAAAAGCCCTAAAAGTGGTTTTGGTTGGTCCTTTGACTTTCCTTTATCTATCAAGCCTAAAAGCCGCTAGCCAAAACGGCAGTTGCTGTGGCTGTGGCACAACGCACAATGAAGATGCGGCAGGCGATGACGCTACTAAAATCGCATTGCTTGACAAGCTGCTGCCTGTCTATGCAGACCTACTAGCACAGCTTGGTGAGCGTGGCGTGGAATGGGTTCAGATTGACGAGCCGATTTTATCGCTTGACCTATCTAGCGAATGGCAACAAGCCTTTGAACGTGCATATAACGGCTTACAACGCACTCCACCAAAACTTATCGTAGCAAGCTACTTTGATACGCTAGGCAATAACTGCAACGTGGCTTGTAACTTGCCAGTAAGTGGCATTCATATCGACATCACACGTGCTAAGTCACCAAAACAGTACGTTACCCAAGTTATCGATCACTTACCAACGCATAAAGTGCTATCTATAGGCGTGGTTGATGGCCGTAGCGTATGGACGACTGACCAAGTACAAGCCAGCGAAATTTTAGGCGGTGCTTATGAACGTCTAGGCGAGCGTCTATGGGTAGGTAGCGGCTCTTCATTATTGCATTTACCAGTTGACCTAAGCCATGAAAACGTACCAAGTGAGCTAAATGGTAAACTTGCTTTTGCTAAACAAAAGCTTGCTGAAGTTACACTATGTGCTAAGCTTGCCACAGGCGATGCTAAAGCGGATAAGAACGCTACTAAGATTGACCTAACACCGTTAGCTGACAGTGCAAAAACTCGTACAGGCGTGTTTAAAGATCGTTACGCTAAGCAGCAAGAGCGTTTTAACTTGCCACTATTCCCAACAACTACCATCGGTTCATTCCCACAAACTCCTGAAATCCGTAAGGCACGTGCTGACTGGAATAAAGGCGTTATTAATGATGAAACTTATGAAAATGCAATGAAAGCTGAAATCCAAAAAGCATGCGATGAGCAAGAAAAGCTTGGTATTGATGTTTTCGTTCACGGTGAAGCAGAACGTACCGACATGGTTGAGTACTTTGCCAAGTACATGAAAGGTTTTTGGCTTGCGTCAAACGGCTGGGTACAAAGCTATGGCACCCGCTGTGTACGTCCACCAATCGTAGTAGGCGACATTAGCCGTCCAAATGCGATGACTGTGGATTGGACAGTGTATGCCCAAGGCTTGACTGATAAGCCGATGAAAGGTATGTTAACTGGTCCTGTGACTATTTTAAACTGGTCATTTGCACCAAGTGATACAGCGACTCGTGATATTCTTCGCCTACAAATTGCCGATGCGATTAACGAAGAAGTGCGTGATCTGCAAGACGCTGGTATTGGAATTATCCAGATTGACGAGCCTGCATTCCGTGAAGGTCTGCCACTAAAACAAGCCGATCAAGCTCACTATTGGGATGAAGCGGTGGCGACATTTAAGCATTCGTGCAGCATCGCTAATGAAGATACTCAGATTCATACGCACATGTGTTATTCAAGCTTCCATGACTGCTTAGAGCATATCAGTGCGATGGATGCGGACGTAATTACCATTGAAACTTCTCGCTCTGGCTTGCAGCTACTAGACGCCTTTAAAGGCGAAGGCTACCATAACGCAATCGGGCCTGGTGTGTACGACATTCACTCGCCACGCACCCCAAGTGCTGAGAATATGCAGGTGGTGATTGATGAAGCAGCCAAATACATTCCTGTTGAGCGTCTATGGGTAAATCCAGATTGTGGTCTAAAAACTCGTAACTGGGAAGAGACTATCTCTGCTTTGGATAACATGGTTAAGATGACGAAAGTTGTACGTGATCTGTATACCAAGTAA
- a CDS encoding biotin--[acetyl-CoA-carboxylase] ligase has product MTNQITTECQQIIAHRHRHFDIVGSTNTQLMTDISTGKLPYTYTLLYTANTQNAGRGQHGRTWESGTDNVFLSLYTPITYYSDSIGLDKLSGLLSLLVGLHLLDIPIIASLNAKRHAQKQPTIGIKWANDLGFYDEIAQTFFKLSGILIEPVFFKLQGQSQLVGVIIGVGMNVKNTPVIKDKLYQAISLHNLSEDTPSAQALYLPITQAILQAILHHNTLSHTQNTAIISQFITQFNTHHVLTGQSVQIFPQNNKEQITHQGKCLGIDLNGALLVQCDKTDTIQAVFAGTAQITPYADKSSTTPPYTDVIT; this is encoded by the coding sequence ATGACCAATCAAATCACCACAGAATGTCAGCAGATTATCGCTCACAGACATCGTCATTTTGACATCGTAGGTAGTACCAATACCCAGCTAATGACAGACATCTCCACAGGCAAGCTACCCTACACATATACCCTTTTATATACCGCCAACACACAAAATGCTGGGCGTGGACAGCATGGACGCACTTGGGAAAGTGGCACTGATAACGTCTTTTTGTCGCTGTATACGCCCATCACCTACTACTCAGACAGTATAGGTCTAGATAAGCTTTCAGGGCTGCTATCCTTACTGGTTGGGCTACATTTATTAGATATACCAATCATCGCAAGCCTTAACGCTAAGCGGCACGCCCAAAAGCAGCCCACAATAGGCATAAAGTGGGCGAATGACTTAGGTTTTTATGATGAAATTGCACAAACGTTTTTTAAATTATCGGGTATTTTAATTGAGCCTGTGTTTTTTAAGTTGCAAGGTCAATCGCAGTTGGTGGGCGTTATTATAGGCGTTGGTATGAATGTCAAAAACACTCCTGTGATTAAAGATAAGCTATACCAAGCGATTAGCTTACACAACTTAAGTGAAGATACGCCATCTGCACAGGCATTATACTTGCCGATAACCCAAGCAATACTGCAAGCCATCTTACACCATAACACGCTTAGCCATACTCAGAACACGGCTATTATTAGTCAATTCATCACGCAGTTTAATACGCATCATGTGCTAACTGGTCAATCAGTACAGATTTTCCCCCAAAACAACAAAGAGCAAATCACCCATCAAGGCAAATGCCTTGGTATTGATTTAAATGGAGCTTTACTTGTGCAGTGCGATAAAACAGACACCATTCAAGCAGTTTTTGCTGGCACAGCCCAAATTACCCCTTATGCAGATAAATCATCAACCACACCACCTTATACGGATGTAATAACATGA
- a CDS encoding amidase family protein, which yields MDKAIVALASDEVAQAFLAWLDRLQELGCAIVFKTIQALHDSLHLIEQQWLGSAEAYALHQHLLDSHQARLLDRRIKNRLSLAKDIHASTQIRLYQQRQKLQSRLSDELGDHLLLMPTVAHVAPLIDELQNDDEKFAIVNAQTLKLTMIGSFLDVPTMNIPIAFNQAHLAIGASMSAKQGLETKILQYAVCIEHLGAYALNP from the coding sequence GTGGATAAAGCCATCGTAGCGTTGGCAAGCGATGAAGTGGCACAGGCATTTTTGGCTTGGTTGGACAGATTGCAAGAATTGGGGTGTGCCATCGTCTTTAAGACAATCCAAGCCCTACATGACAGCTTGCACTTAATTGAGCAGCAGTGGCTTGGTTCAGCCGAAGCTTATGCACTGCATCAGCATTTATTAGACAGCCATCAAGCTAGGTTATTAGACAGACGAATTAAAAATCGCCTAAGTCTTGCCAAAGATATCCACGCCAGCACCCAAATACGGCTGTATCAGCAGCGTCAAAAATTACAAAGCCGCCTAAGTGATGAGCTTGGCGATCATCTTTTGTTGATGCCAACGGTGGCTCATGTCGCCCCTTTAATTGATGAATTACAAAATGATGATGAGAAATTTGCGATTGTCAATGCCCAAACCTTAAAACTGACGATGATTGGTAGCTTTTTGGATGTGCCGACTATGAATATCCCAATTGCGTTTAACCAAGCTCATCTTGCCATCGGTGCTTCAATGAGTGCCAAACAAGGCTTGGAGACTAAAATTTTGCAGTACGCTGTTTGTATTGAGCATCTAGGTGCTTATGCTCTTAATCCCTAA
- a CDS encoding CobW family GTP-binding protein yields the protein MTLATLIPVHIITGFLGSGKTTFIQQILSNNQNHQTLVMINEFGEIGLDHLLIEPVSDNTYLLPSGCMCCTVLTDIKHTLVEILRELKTGQMPYFDKVIIETTGLANPAAILSLFNHDVHLKNHFSVHGLTTVVDSEFALSQAHTQPEWLAQITACQQIVLSKTDRIDHAQLPALQAYLNTLNPDASFVDRAILSDVHALFAKDLSFISSLNPRFFQAVEQQKHQAVQSIVLEYDKAIDWAVFGLWLSLLLNQYGEHILRIKGMLYLDNVDQPIFIHGVQHCLYPPEHLSKPLWSKQVSKLVFICRGIDCQQIRHSADTFLGSIGCMKIASA from the coding sequence ATGACATTAGCCACTCTCATTCCCGTTCATATTATTACAGGCTTTTTGGGCAGTGGCAAGACCACTTTTATCCAGCAGATTTTAAGCAACAACCAAAACCATCAAACTTTGGTGATGATCAATGAATTTGGCGAGATAGGCTTGGATCATCTGCTTATTGAACCTGTATCGGATAATACTTATCTACTGCCTTCTGGCTGTATGTGCTGCACTGTCTTAACCGACATTAAGCATACGTTGGTAGAGATTTTGCGTGAGCTTAAAACAGGGCAAATGCCTTATTTTGACAAAGTCATCATAGAAACGACAGGGCTTGCCAATCCTGCTGCCATATTAAGCTTATTTAATCATGATGTACATCTTAAAAATCATTTTAGCGTGCATGGTTTGACCACCGTGGTGGACAGCGAGTTTGCTCTGTCACAAGCCCACACCCAGCCTGAGTGGTTGGCACAAATAACCGCCTGCCAGCAGATTGTTTTGAGTAAGACTGACCGCATAGACCACGCCCAATTACCTGCCCTACAAGCGTATTTGAACACATTAAATCCTGATGCAAGCTTTGTGGATAGGGCGATATTGAGTGATGTACACGCCTTATTCGCCAAGGATTTGTCTTTTATTTCATCACTCAACCCAAGATTTTTTCAAGCCGTTGAACAACAAAAACATCAAGCAGTCCAAAGCATCGTCCTAGAATATGACAAGGCAATTGATTGGGCGGTGTTTGGTTTGTGGTTAAGTTTGCTTTTGAATCAATATGGCGAGCATATTTTAAGAATTAAGGGCATGCTCTACTTAGATAATGTGGATCAGCCGATTTTTATCCATGGTGTGCAGCATTGTCTATATCCACCAGAACATCTGTCCAAACCCTTGTGGTCAAAGCAGGTTTCTAAATTGGTATTCATTTGCCGTGGTATTGATTGTCAGCAGATTCGCCATTCGGCTGATACTTTTTTGGGCAGTATTGGCTGTATGAAGATTGCAAGCGCATGA
- a CDS encoding MAPEG family protein gives MSAIVSNFPHQLSIIVILVAIACLQPLLFALIAKMAGNFKSADNANPREFFAKATGMTARLNAAQQNSFEGLPIFLAAVLLGMYCFVPQNIINFCACCYVVLRFVYAVCYAFNLALLRSAVWVMMIMICCQLFYFSYVMIR, from the coding sequence ATGAGTGCGATTGTTTCTAACTTCCCTCATCAACTATCAATCATCGTCATTTTGGTGGCAATTGCTTGCCTGCAGCCTTTGCTATTTGCCTTAATTGCTAAGATGGCGGGGAATTTTAAGAGTGCAGACAATGCCAATCCTCGTGAATTTTTTGCCAAAGCAACAGGAATGACTGCTCGGTTAAATGCCGCTCAACAAAACAGTTTTGAAGGATTACCCATCTTCTTAGCAGCAGTATTACTTGGTATGTACTGCTTTGTTCCCCAGAATATCATTAACTTTTGTGCTTGCTGTTATGTGGTATTGCGGTTTGTTTATGCAGTGTGTTATGCGTTTAACTTGGCGCTGCTACGCTCGGCGGTCTGGGTGATGATGATTATGATATGCTGTCAGTTATTTTATTTTTCTTATGTAATGATTAGGTAA
- a CDS encoding OsmC family protein: MNATVTWLKNDAINFEAKNDSGHSVILDSELKLGAKPMELLLMGVGGCASYDVVSILQKARQAISDVRCEVFAKRADAIPAVFTDIHLHFVVTGKDIKESQVAKAIELSATKYCSASKMLAAGGINITHDFKIIEG; this comes from the coding sequence ATGAACGCAACTGTGACTTGGCTTAAAAACGACGCCATTAACTTTGAAGCAAAAAACGACTCAGGGCATAGTGTAATACTAGATTCTGAGCTGAAGTTAGGTGCTAAGCCGATGGAGTTATTACTAATGGGTGTGGGTGGCTGTGCAAGCTATGATGTGGTAAGTATTTTACAAAAGGCTCGCCAAGCCATCAGCGATGTTCGCTGTGAAGTTTTTGCAAAACGTGCAGACGCTATCCCTGCAGTCTTTACAGATATTCATTTACATTTTGTGGTTACGGGCAAAGATATCAAAGAAAGCCAAGTGGCAAAAGCCATTGAACTGTCAGCAACCAAGTACTGTTCAGCCTCAAAAATGTTGGCGGCAGGCGGCATTAACATCACACATGATTTTAAGATTATTGAAGGCTAA